In Zingiber officinale cultivar Zhangliang chromosome 1A, Zo_v1.1, whole genome shotgun sequence, a genomic segment contains:
- the LOC122009254 gene encoding uncharacterized protein LOC122009254: MEKEKVGDSHSSSDPVSPTSNEMMKEPPRRLGIGTPEICFEKIKSVLEKLKGVLSLLFIGLSLLFSTSYRAIMGMVMIMSYLHTQKYTMELENERGDAINDAIKSITELDAIKLEGEEKEDDDDDDDDDVIHDENENDEEEEIKLFLASVFDHSDDHQRVAPRRMGMSLPVGRIPEIPIPEVTARRTEVLYHSEKETESGNYHNGRDRTVMPMDYIQRKTSRVSALQEIASRVPEVADTKITMEHSKNSRRWWQSWWR; encoded by the exons ATGGAGAAGGAGAAGGTGGGCGATTCTCACTCGTCTTCAGATCCCGTTTCGCCAACTAGTAACGAGATGATGAAGGAG CCTCCGCGGAGACTCGGCATAGGTACTCCAGAAATCTGTTTCGAAAAGATAAAAAGTGTCTTAGAAAAGCTTAAAG GGGTATTATCTCTTTTATTTATTGGATTATCTCTCTTGTTTTCAACATCCTATCGGGCGATAATGGGAATGGTGATGATCATGAGTTACCTTCATACTCAGAAGTATACAATGGAGTTAGAAAATGAGAGGGGCGATGCCATCAACGATGCAATCAAGTCAATTACTGAACTTGATGCAATTAAgttagaaggagaagaaaaagaagatgatgatgatgatgatgatgatgatgttattcacgatgaaaatgaaaatgacgaagaagaagaaataaaacttTTTCTTGCATCTGTTTTTGATCATAGTGATGATCACCAGAG GGTCGCCCCCCGCCGCATGGGTATGTCATTACCCGTAGGCAGGATCCCTGAGATACCAATTCCCGAAGTTACTGCTCGGCGTACGGAAGTGCTCTACCATAGTGAAAAAGAAACGGAGTCCGGAAATTACCACAATGGCAGAGATAGGACCGTAATGCCCATGGACTACATTCAGCGTAAAACGTCACGAGTGTCGGCGTTGCAAGAAATTGCGTCACGAGTGCCAGAAGTTGCTGATACGAAAATCACAATGGAGCACAGTAAAAATAGT